The DNA sequence aatttatatctgctgtctatattttacactatggtccccttttaccaaaccgcaatagcgttttttagcgcagggagcctatgagcgtcgagagcagcgctgggcattcagtgcaactccctgcactaaaaactgctatcgtggtttagtaaaaagggaggggggtatatttgtctatttttctatggttgttactgaggtgacagtgcatagagtcatctgccttgacctctttgaaaaaacctcagaataggaatgataattaacattttctctgcataaagtgtgctttgtgtttttttaaattttattgttggtagatcattttgacttagtcattttaaaagtagctcgcaagcacaAAAAGTgttggcacccctgctctacactatGAGGGGGGTTctttaaagttctcagcccaaccaagaagagaatgatgtggataaggttcaatcaatgatctgaaacaaggtcaaaaacACAGAAttccatttctgcaaattggcacttaacgaaacaagataacactctctcttcagctacagtggcgaaataatgctcagaatttaggaagttggttggagaacttttcagcaccctctcgcagtggtgtagcaagggtgaggtggtgccccctcccctgccctcttctctgctcccctacCTCCGCCTGCTCCTTCGCCGCCCCTTTTTCCGTGCGCATGCACACCGCTTCCCTTCGCCCGTGCCTGGTACGAGTAGCAACCCCCAAACTGCTGTCGCATCAGCGTtgcctcttcctctgacatcacttcctaggtgagggttcaggaagtgaggtcagaggaagagccaatgctggtgtgcagcagtttgggggttgctgctcatgctaggAACATGACGGAGGTAGGGGGGAAGGGAATTGGTGTACACACACGGCagtaaggggggcagggaaggagtaggGGGGCAAAGAGGATGGGTGActtgtgccctcaccaagatggtgccaaAGGTGAATtgcaccccccttttactaagccactgcccCCTCATATATTGTATAATAAGGGCCTGGTTAATTAACATTAACAGTCTTGGGGTGATACTGGATGGCCGCCTGTCCCTTTCAGCCTTTATCTCACAAATGGTCTCTGTCTCCTTCTATTATCTGCACCAGCTAAAAAGGATCAAACCACATATCACTAGCCtaactcctctacgcctatgttctctccagaatggactactgcaactccatctttaaTGGAATCACGGCCAAATAACTCAAATGCCTCCAGCATGTCCAGACCTCTGCAATCCGCCTCCTACATGACCTGGATTACCATGCctccatctccccagccctccatgCAGAACACTGGTGACCAGTTAACAAGCGCTGTGGTTTCAAAACCCTTGTGATGGCCTGCAGGAGTTTCCATATCATCAACCTGCCTACATCACATCCAAACTCCCTCAGTACACTCCCGCCTGCCCACTCCGCTCTGAGGCCGAGAAACGACTATGCATCCCTGCAGGAAGATCCCTCCAAATGGAAACCGCGCACAGACGCTCAttcagccacttcatcccccgtcTTTGGAACCAATTGCCTGCCCAGATGACCTTCCAGGAAGAACTGAAGACTCATCTCTTCAAACTGAACAGCTCCTGTGGACTGCCTCCTCCTTGCCCCCCTTCCTaaactccctctctctcctcagttcccctcccctcccccccatgtctcCCAACCTGACTCTCTACGACTGCCTATAAACGTTGTCCTgtaatgttaagaacataagaacataagaagttgcctccactgggtcagaccagaggtccatcgcgcccagcggtccgcttccgcgatggcccatcaggtctatgacctgtgaagtggttcctgaccatttctataacctacctctacttctatctgtactcctcaatctccttatcctttaggaacctatctaaaccttccttgaacccctgtaatgtgctctggcctatcacaacctccggaagcgcgttccatgtgtcaaccaccctctgggtaaaaaagaacttcctggcatttgttctaaacctgtcacctctcagtttctccgagtgaccccttgtacttgtggttccccacagactgaagaatctgtccccgtctaccttctctatgtccctcaggattttgaaggtttctatcatgtctcctctaagtctccgcttttccagggagaatagccccagcatttccaacctgtcagttttccataccttttatcagtttagtcgctctgctctggactccctcaagtactgccatgtccttcttgaagtacggcgaccagtactggacacagtattccagatgtgggcgcaccattgcacgatgcagcggcatgatgactttcttcgtcctggttgtgataccctttttaatgatacccagcattctgttcactttctttgaggctgtcgcacactgtgctgatgctttcagtgttgtgtccaccatcaacCCCAGGTtcctttcaaggttgctcacccctagcaatgatccccccattttgtagctgaacatcgggttctttttccctacatgcatgaccttgcatttctctatgttaaaactcatttgccacttttttgcccacttttccagtctcgttaggtccctttgcaggtcttcagagggacctaacgagactggaagagttaTTGTGAATTACTGTAATTTTATTGTGAATTACGACTGCCTGTAAACTTTGTCCTGTAACcttattgtgaatgtcaattgtaacctgtTCTCAACTcccgggagaatgggatagaaatataaatgaataaataacctGTTTCAGTCACATCCTTAGTGCTACAAATTCCTACCTACAGTGGAGTAAAACCGAGGAGCAATTCAGCCTCACCGAAATGGAGCGAGCTTTCTTTCAATGTTTCCTTGGCAAAGGaagtttttttctctccattagaAGGACATgataggaagggaaagggattttatttttctttgttacgTCTTTCCTTTGCTTTAGTCACATAGCGAAAGGAGCACACCTCTGCAAGGATGCCACTAAGTATTTGTATTATAGTTATCAGTACTTATGTTCAAATGGTGGTTCAGGATACACTATGAAGTGTCTTCTCTGATCGAATCTGGCAGGATGTCTGTTGATGATATCCCATCTGTGGGGACAAGAAAATAAGGAAAGCTTACAagctgcctaaatattttattaatgcaTTGTTATAGAGCCACTCTCCTGATTTTCTTCCCCTCCCTAGGATTCCCCTATTTCTTCTTCATAAAAAAGAGGAGGCGTGGCCCCAACCTGTTCCTCCCCCAACCCCAGTCCTGCACAAACCTTGTCTCCTCGGGGCTGCATTTGGAGGGTCTCTGCGCCTTCGCAGATATCAGAGCTGAtgttggagggaagccttccaggtcagcccAGGAAATCCCAGTTACCTCAGTAGTCCTTCGTGCTTTCAGCCGCACTTGTTTGCAGGGATGCGGGCAGTGGCTCATGCACCCTGCCCACGGCTGACTCGGAaaccttccctccgatgtcacagctgacgttagagggaaggcttgcCGGTCAGCTACATGCAATGTGTAAGAGCCGCTGCCCGCGTCCCTGCAAACAAGtgcggctgaaggcaggaaggagcagcccatcTGGACAGCCCTGTAGGGAGCGAGTCTGGCCCTGGAGTGagcaaggaagggagggagggagggagggatatcaacgtgggacaaagggagaatggagtgggaaatgggaggggcacaaatttgggacaaattctggaaggcagggaggggggggggcccaaactcaggacacagaaggaaaggagaaggcatgaacttgaggcacaaggaagggagggaggaagggggcactaacttgggacataggagggagggagggaatagaaagggagaattgttgggcatgggtgggtgagtgagagggaaaaagataatgcacatgggggaaaggaagattgggtatagagagagaggagtgaggtagagatgaacggggaatagaaggatgagaaggagaaatgttggatatggtggtggagagtctataaatggcgcttcAAGTTGGGCGCTCtttgtagaatagcacttaaggggaagttctataaatagcacctacaTCGACACGCCAAACcgatataggtgcctaacttaattggcaccaATCACTGACTATCAACACCTCGTAATTGATGTAAATGACACTTAGacattaggcacctaacttggtaggcgcctaccactttgagataGGCGTTTTAAGGGGTTAGGGGGTAGATCGTGGGCTTGTATTTTATGTAGTTGCCCGTTTTGGACTTAGGCGCATTtcggccaagaaaaccctggcataaatatggcgtgcctaaaagttagggcgtctagcaatgcctaaggccacttaggCAGTTCTATGCGTGATTCTATAGAGCGCGTCTAACATATAGAATCAGGCTTAGTGCTGCAGTACTTGGCGTCTACTTTTTAGGCACCAAGTATAGAACTGGACCCAATTTGGGGCGCAAGGATTTACTCCAGCTGAACCCTGGTGTAAATTCCTGCACCTACATTAGATgtaggtccccccccccccaattctataacaCCAAGTACAAATCCTAGAACTTCGCTGACCTGCGCATGCCCCTCCCGCGGCCACATTCCCTTTTCGGATTCGCGTGGGAAAATTTACGCGCACATCTTGTAGAACAGTGACTATAAACGTACATGCATAAATTCCAATTAGTGCCCAATTAtcggtgctaattggctcattaagcaATTAAATTGTGTGAACTATTTAAGTGTGCGTCCTATTTTGTGCGCTGTTTCAAGCGCTATACATAGAATTAGAAAGggcccgattctctaaaggacgccaatCTTGGTGGCTGTCTATGAAGCGGccaccgatcatgtgtcaatcatgcattggCGTCCTATAGAGAATTGTGTTTACTTTCACTAACTGATGccttatatcaggggtctcaaagtccctccttgagggccgcaatccagtcgggttttcaggctttccccaatgaatatgcatgagatctatgtacatgcactgcattcaatgcatattcattggggaaatcctgaaaacctgactggattttggccctcaaggagggactttgagatctctgcctTATATGTCTACATATGTCTCGTGCCTATGGAAACTTGTAGGGATGCTTACTGATGCCAAAGGCCACTTCTAGTAGAGACCATGCTCACGACACTCCTTGGGCATCCATAAGCACCTCTACATGTCTCCGTAGGCGTGCCTACTAGAGGCATCCTCTCCTggctgcatttttaaaaaaatatggcttCCTGATTTATTTtgagacagctgtaggacacctatcACCGCCTGCAATTGGGATACCCATTTGAAAAGTCAGCCCCAATATGAATAATAATATGGGATTGATCCATAGGTAGGAGCACCGAAGCAGGGATAGATAAGACATTGTCACCTGGAGCGTTGACACAGACCTAGCACGAAGTTCCAACAGTCTCACCTGTGGTTCAGGCAGGGCACAAACATCGGTTGCTTTACTATTCCAGCCACAGGATCGTAGTAGGGGACAGTACTGAAACAAAGGTGAGAGTCTTATTATGTGCTCGCATTAAAAGCTTCCATCGCCTAACAGTAAGCTGTATGAGGATTACTGTTTACGTTGGTCTTTCAATCACATTTAAATAGATGATGATTTtggagacatagtaacatagtaaatgatggcagataaagacctgaacggtccatccagtctgcccattagttatacccattaaaaatacatgattaaatcaacttgtctcttctttgatatttctgggtcacagactgtagagtccacctggtattgtcttaggttccaaatgctgaagctcactccagcctatccaaccatcctgtttgcaggacatctaccacgTGGTCAAttacatcctcatgttccaagttagtggagttcccattgatgccctccccagcccaatcctacaccaaatcatcacatatgggacacagaccgtgcaagtctgtccagtgctagccttagttctttaatttacattctttgttttctaattagagatcctctatgtttatcccacgcttttttgaatcccatcaccgttttcctctttaccacttccctcgggagggcattccccggcatctaccaccctctccatgaaaaagaatttcctaaaactgttcctgagtcttcctccttgCAACCTTTCATTAAAGTATGGTAGAGTTTTgtatttaggcctggattctataaacgctGCTGGTGTCCGATTGCACGTCAATCACGCATGTAGGATTGCGGTTGTTTTTTTAACACAGATGTAGGCCAGCATATTTGAAAGGCCTTCATTTAAGGTGCTGGTCTCATGTCTACAGAGGCGCACAGAAATGCCTAtggacacctaaggccacttctgacaCAAACAACGCCCCCACCAGCTTTAGGCATCCGTAGGCGTCCGTATGCGCCTCTGCAGGAGTGAGACTAGTGTCTTAGAATGGCACCTtcaattttttttagaaatgtgCCACCTGATTGGccagttaggtggcagtagggtgCCTACCTGTACAGAATTTCGTCCTTACTGTGCACCAAGGAAGCACGGTGCTAATTTGATAGCCAAGAAAAATGAAGGAGAAGACTGGCACTGCCTCAAAAGAGGCattgtgaagaggcaggcctTCAGGCAGCAAGGAGTGGATATCCCTCTTTTTGGTCATCGTGTGACGGTATGGGTGTATAtggggtgttggggagggggtcATTAGGCAGGAGGTGGTGGGCTTCCCTTCTACCAATGTTGGGTGTCGGGGGTCATTTAggcaagaggaagtgggcataTCTCTTGCCGATGtcgggtgtgtatgtgtgtgtgggggggtgttggtgggggtcCTCTCCCCACTGCAGCCGGCTGAGATGATCGCCGCAGGGGAATTTCCCCTgctcagctgagccagcaggactccttgAAGCCGTGGTATGGATtgggggaaattcccctgctgcaatcagctgatggcaagctgagGTCGGGGGGCAaggataggcggctgaaatgtaggccagggttttctgggcctacatttcagctgcctatctcaCACTCGTGTAGGTGTTTcaggcgcctaatgccacttccggcactGGCCAGGCTTACTTTGGTGTTCGGCGGACTAAAGTGCCTAGGTAGGTGTGATGCCAGTGCCTCCACTGTTCccgtttttttgccatttctaacagCAATTTTCAATTCATGTAGGCGTTGATAGGGTGCgttggttttagaatttccccccgAGTGACCTGGCTGTGTCTCTCTTACCTGACGAGCCTCTGCAACAGGTGATTGAGGTACCAGTCATTGGGAGGTGGTTCGTCCACCCAATAGTCCCTTCCAGCCAGGTGGTAGACTCTTCTAGAAGAGGGGCTGTGGTAGCCTTTTACCCCTCTTATTCCAGGGACGTGCACCTGGTCTCCATAAAAGGGGAAGCGATATTTACAAAAATCATTCAGTGTGTTGATGAGCTGTTTCCTTTCTGAAATGAGAGGTGAAAAATAAGAGCAAGAGAAAAGACAAGCGCTTCCTCCGCTCATCAATAGTTAACATAGTTAGCAGACCGCGTCAGGCAaaggccagtcctggttttatttatttctcgaCTTTTATATAATGCTAATTTTGCTATATTTCTGAGTGGTTCACATAAGACATCATGGTGTGCGTAAAATTGACATTTGGCTTAATACATCATATAGAGAAGAGATCTGACTTTAGCACAGCCTTTTTTCAGTTGCAgcgcattagaaacatagaacatgacggcagaaaagggccacggcccatctactctgcccatcctaatggcccaccccctaactacctccatgaagagatcccatatgccaatcccatcttttcttaaaatctggcacgctgctggcctcaattatctgtgtggaagattattccagcgatcaaccaccatttcggtgaagaaatattttctgacgtcgccatgaaatttcccacccctgattttcaacggatgccctcttgtcgccgtgggtcctttaaggaaaaagagatcctcttccacctcgatacggcccgtgacatatttgatcatctcgatcatgtcccccctctctgcgttcctcgagtgagtacagctgcaacttacccaatcgttcctcatacgggagatcctgtatctgaattacattcaggtacagtagacaCTGCTCTATCTCCGGTGGGCTTACACCTAAAGTTTGCACCTACagcaaaatctggacccatggccatgtccccaggtctgcccagttccacccgaCCCCGCCCTGCTCCCTCAACCTGGCCTCTTGCTCGGGAGCTGCGtggggagggcatctgcacgtgCGCAGGTGTGACACGAGGCCATCAAACGCACGCACGCGACATCACCTCATCACACCTGTGCTTGCGCCCTCCCAACGCGGCCTCTGAGCTGGAAGCTTGTCAatacccggacaaagtgcctggttttgCCATCTGGACGCCTGGACATGCCCTATATAAGAAGGACgcgtccgggtaaatctggacgtcAGATAACCCTAGGAGGTAGTGGtatttgaacttcgtttccctGGTTCTCACCCCATGGTTCTAATAGTCACTGCCTGGATAGTGTCACTGAATAGCCCCTCTGACCACCATGACACTGCCCGGGCAGTTAACcagttagtggcaatattcagcctGCTACCCAGTTAGCTAACCGGCTAGCAGTCAGAATATTGGGGAGGGGAGTTAGTTTTGCTGACCCCTCCTCAAGAACCTGGACATGGCTAAACATTGAGTATCAAGGTATAATTCCGGCGGCAGATAGCAAAATGCTGATATCTACCGGCTCAATATAGTTGTTACAGTCAAAGTTACAGAGTTGAAGAAACTGCAACACAGATCAAAAATTGAAAAGT is a window from the Geotrypetes seraphini chromosome 1, aGeoSer1.1, whole genome shotgun sequence genome containing:
- the C1H9orf24 gene encoding spermatid-specific manchette-related protein 1 produces the protein MISFPRKRPELPSQRERLPLQHAVMQELKKSILEGAGEMIPECWRSKFGPGSEKLLYWRPRPEEPEAWILDPSYIPRPPTETAMAKKLLKDPGRLTCYERKQLINTLNDFCKYRFPFYGDQVHVPGIRGVKGYHSPSSRRVYHLAGRDYWVDEPPPNDWYLNHLLQRLVSTVPYYDPVAGIVKQPMFVPCLNHRWDIINRHPARFDQRRHFIVYPEPPFEHKY